ccattttgaggctcccgtgggatgtgtgctctgttttggatgggaaaattatgctattgtataGACCCTgggtgttttctactccttaagtgcgggggggaatcattactctgtctggtataaacaatgctgcctctgttaaatgttgcattttgcctatacagctgcatcaaccttgagacctcagccgtccctcttatcgcctgctcagagactgcaaagactcaggaagagaccgcgaaaaagcaaagaagacatgctgcaagaagtgatgcggcaatctattaaagagaatgagaaagcacaggactggagggagagagaaagcaggatccgccaggaaaacgcagcgcaccagcGGCAAAGCACTGATaagctcataagcatcctggagcgccaagcagacgctatccaggagctggtagccatgcagaaagcgGAACAGTACcacaaacgccacccccccctacagcccttgtcccaaaactttcccttgtgccccactgtcacctccaacccactttccccaacttccaggttcttcacgccaccagctgcctccaacaccagtatcttcaccacccagccctgaaaaccacgacccttaacCTCTGCACTCAAcctccatcaccatgcagtatagctgtcctgaagtgcagcactcactgcacagtacaccagacaggacatatgcaaatctgtgattgtaccgttccccactccacccccttgtttcttttcaataaatggattctttgtcTTTGAAAACATTCATTCTTATTGCATAAAGTATtccctgggctaaggagtcttttggACAGGTACTGCaagtctgctaagcagacactgattcctaaagattggaactactgcacttcactcccgtgcagggcaccagatatcactgctggttttcagcctcaaattgctccctcaaggcatccctaatccttgcagccctgagCTGGGCCCCGGTAATAacactgctctctggctgtgcaaattcagcttccaggtgttgaacctcagaggtccatgcctcagtgaagctttcacccttcccttcacaaatattatggagggtacagcacgcagatataactgcggggatgctgtttttggccaagtccagcttcccatacagagatcgccagcggctcTTTAAACGGCCAAacgcacactccacagtcattcggcaccggctcagcctgtagttaaaccattccttgctgctgtcaaggctccctgtgtagggtttcatgagccacggtaTTAACGGGTAAACgagatctccaaggatcacaatgggcatttcaacttaccctaccgtgatcttccgcccTGGGgagaaaagtcccagcctgcatcttcctgaacagccaagtgttctgaaagatgcgtgcgtcatgcacctttcctggccagcctgtgttaatgtcactgaaatgcccacagtgatccacaagcgcctggagaaccatagagcaatacccttctgattaatgtactcagatcctaggtggggtggtgccagaataggaatatgcgtcccatctatcgcccctccacagttagggaaccccatttgtgcaaagccatccactatttcctgcacgttacccacaGTCACatttcttctgagtaggatgcgattaatggccttgcaaacttgcatcaacacgattccaacggtcgactttcccactccaaactggtttgcgaccgaccggtagctgtctggagttgccagcttgcaatagccacctgcttctccatcAGCAGGGCacctctcaatctcgtgtccttgcgctgcagggtgggggcgagctcctcacacagtcccatgaaagtggcttttctcatcccagacttccatgactaTGTGATCCCATCacttggtgcttgtttcccgagcccaaaagcagcattccacggtgctgagcatgtctgaatgccacaagcaatttcgtgtcgtacgcattACGTGGCTCAATAGCATCGTctgactcctcaccctcactcactgtcactttggatcttaaggaatagttcgacagccaaacgtgacgtgctggcgagatttgtcagcatacgcctcagcagttcggactccatttcccacagacagatcgcgctgcacagaaaccgttgaaagatggcaccaaaggtggatggaaacaaagggatttctgggatgcaaagcaatgcatcacagggcattgggacaggacccagaatcccccacacccacgcccccttcccacaaccctcagcgccagaatgggaaaggtgctctgtgggatagctgcccataatgcaccgctcccaatagcactgcaattgccCAAATGTGGCCACGAAAGTGAGctaggcagctgtcagtgtggacagactgcagcactttccctactcagctgcatgaagtcaggtttaactcacagcactgtacatctgcaagtgtagccaaggccacagatATTAGCCCAAGATTAGTTACTAAAGCATTAGAACTGGCACATGTAGAACTAGCTGAGAATTCATACTCAGTGGAGAAGTGTCTGTATCACAAAAGTGACAGATTTCCCCCTTTATTGCAGTCTCAGAGCTaggccaaggactgaactggctgtggagactgaactccccttCTTATTCCAATTTCTCCAGGGCAGAGTTGAGGTAGTGGCAGGAATTTAGGGAAGCCTGCATTGTACTTCTGAATGGATGATTACTTTAGGGTCCAGCTGTCAAGGCAGTGTTgctgccaacagcagcacagaagtaatgtTATCAGTTTTGCAACTCCCCCTTCCATAATCTCGtgacctccccacaactcctttatgggtcaggacccctacaattacaccacaatgaaatttcagatttacatagctgaaatcatgaaatttactattttaaaaatcctatgactgtgaaaatGACCAAAATAGACCATAAACTTGGTAGGGCCCAATTCCTGCAGCTGAGGGGAGACTGGTAACTTATGTTCAAAGTAACCCTTTTCTAGCTTTTATAGATACATGGAGTGTTTATTTCTACCAATCCCATGCAGAGGTTTTTTTAGTAGTGTTATAAGTGAATAGATTTATAATTAGATCAGCACTGGCTGACACAAAAAATGCAGGAGGCCAATACTCAGGTTCTTGCTATACCAAGCCTCTAGACTTCCTGTGGAGAAGCTCATGTACATAGCAAGTGGTCACATAAAACAGGAACCATAAGATGGCTATTAACTTTCAAAATCTTATATTTAAACTTCCTGGAGaatatttacaaaatatgtaACAGatggaaagggaaatatttaacactaagaagggaaaaacaaaacatttcaagacAGACTGCAACTAGAGAATCTCTTTACCAGCAATATGGGACTGAGGTTTCTTTCAAACAAAACATAGAACATGTCCTCAGAGTGGCTTTAATCCCAATTACCATTCAAAAATAGTAAGCAGTAGGATATGCAGCAGTTAAGTAGCTGGCATTCAACTAACTAGCCTGCTAATGGGTGACGCTGATTTAAGAGTACACAGCTTAGAGTGGATTTATCTGGTGATGAATAAAGATGTACTCCGCAAGgcgcgtgtgtgtgagagagataggGCTCAGTAAGCATCACATTTTACAGCGCTTAAAAGGGATTCTCTCCAATAAACTGAATCCAGTCTAGTGGCTGTCATGCCTCATTCCTGAAGACTTTTCTTCTAACCCTTGCATGTTTGGAGGAAAGGTGAAGCCCACAGCAGGAAATCATTCTTCAATCTTTGTAGACCTTTTATTCCTGATTAACTATAGGCTAGCACCTCCTGTGTTGCACAATTTCCAGGTGCTGCACTAATACTCaagctctctttttgtttttattctctgGAGGCAGCGTGGGAGCATTCCCAATGTCCACAGTGATGTTGGTATAAAGAAGGTGCTTCTTTCTTGAAAGGAGTTTGAACTCTACAGAATTCATTCCATCATCCTTCCATGTTTTTCTGGTGTTATGCAGTGGAGCAGGCCTGAAGGGAGGAGAATACCTGTAGTTAGATAAAAGGACAGTAGGGGGAGACTAAGGGACGTTCCCATCTTTGTCCAGTCAGTTACAATACAACTCTTGAAAAATACACAACACTCTATATGTGACTATGATTAAGTAGCTTAATCAGAGAGAAGAGGTGCACTTTCAGGTAACACTTGAAGTAAGATGTAGACAGGCagatagggaagctgttccaggtGACAGCAGCTTTATAGGTAAAGCCTGTTCCACCAAATGACCTCAGATTGTTCCTTCGCACAAAGGAAACCTGTTCTAGACAAGCAGAAAGAGCAGAGACATGCTGTAAGGTGCAGGAGACTGGAGTAATCGTAGGTGTTTATAAACGAGGACCATTTGGAACTAGAgcctgaaatgaatggggaggaCCAGTGGCATGTGTGAGTACAAGGATGATGTGGCAATGGCAATCTGTATATATGAAAAGGCAGTGGCAGCACCACACTGCACATTTTGGAACATGGAGAGATGGGACCTGAGGAGGCAAAAGTGGCAATGAGGATTTCAGAGGTAGAATGGAAATGCAGATGGCTTATATTGACTTGTGAAACACATGAGAGAAGCTGTTAAGGAGCTAAGCCTTAAGGGTAAGGCAAATGGGAGAGCTGAGATGCCAATGTAGACAGCCTCCACCCCACCAGATAACACCTTCTTCCAGCTCTTGGTATGCAAGTAGGTCCTCGGGGATTTAAATTAGAGGTTCCACCTTACCCATATCTGCTGAATTCAGTGCTCCGATTTCACATTTTTAATGGGTCTGCATACAGCTTAGTTTGTCTACTGCTACCATAATACTTTGTTATATAAAAATCTTGACATTTATTTTGTCCAAGATGTACATAGAAATCTTGAGAGGAGGGAAGACATAAGAGAACAAGCTTCAGTGTTTCCAAGATACCTTGAGATTACTAGTTTGGAAGTGGTCTTGGTTCTTCATATGAAGAATTTGATGACTATTtagaattcatatttttaataaactaTTACTGTAGTGTCTGGAGCCCTAATCATGGGCCAGGACTCTGTACAAAACTCTTGCTAGCAACTGCCAATCAAAAGAATGAGCTTACCAATAAGGACTTCAAACAATGTGATGAACTAGTATCAAAGCAtctacactttaaaaatataaccaACAAAAGAAAGTAAGGTTCAGTTGTAACTGGCTTTTGACCAAACAATATTACTGATATCACAAATGTTCTTTTGTCCATGAGTCCACAGGCCACCAGCAGGACTGCAGGAATTTAAGTTGTAATCAAAACAAATCAAGCAAATGCTTCCACCCGGTGAATCTCCTAAACTCTGTGCTGAACAAAGCCAGAGACAGTTTCTTTAAATAGCAGCATTTAAAAGCAGGATGGTAAAAGGGACAGTCCAAGAAGCTGCTTTCTGCCCTGCATGAGGAGGAAGTTGATAGCACTCAGTCAGCAGGCTCTACAGACCAGGGATGGCCACACTGGAATTAGGACAAGTGAGGACAGGGCCCTCCTACAATAGTTACCTTATTGGGTACTCTTCACTCCCTTTGTGTTGCTCAAGATCCATCATTTTGTAACGTCCAAGATGAATAGGGGTCCTGACTATTTTCATTCCTGCTAACTGAATCCTTTAAAATGAAGACAGAGTAAAATCTGGGTTTATACACAAGAATGCCAGCTCTAAGCTACACAAAGTACAGAGATGTTTCCTGGCAGaaacacacaccacaccacacacacacacacagctgaaaaGACAGTACTTCAAATTCAAGAAGAGGAAGTAAGATTATGGTACTCAGTGGTACCTCCTGAATTATGGCACAATGCACCACTGACTTAACTGACACCACTCGTAGAGACTGATAGGAACGCTTACTTTACCTAAAACTAGTGTGGTAGGTAAGTGTGAGCGAGGCCAGCAGCAGAACATTATGCTACCATTCAGATGAGCTAGGGCAGTAGAGTTTCAGAGGTCGTAACTGTTGTGTCTGAATACCCAGGCTAGGGAAATTTACAAAAAAGTATTACTAGTACTACTACCACTTGAAGTGACTAACTGGCAGTTCTGGATAGATCTCAAGGGCAGAAAAGGCTCCCATAGCCAGACCCGTTGCTACCACCATGTTTGTTTAACTTGCTGAATATTTAGGCAGTTTAGTTTGGCAAGTTAACATCTTTGGAACTTTTTATTCAAGATCTTTCAATAAACGTTTCGTTTGAGATAAGTGCTAGAGGTAGATAGCAGCAAGCTGCACTGCAACATTCCTGCTCCCAAGCCCTTGGGAAAGGCCAGAATGCCAACAATATTTAAATTTAGACTAGAATTATCAAAAGAAACCCAGAAATGGTATTAATTCCTTAAGGGAGTAGGTTTTAGCATTTGATAAAGTACCATTATCTCAACCTGGGCTGTAGCAAAAGTTTGTATGTTTGCCTTCAGAAAATAAACATTACACTGCACAGAAAAATGGACACAACTGCAAAAGAGCTGAGCTAACTTTGCTGTTGAACTCTAGTCTGGTATTGCCAGACTAATTGTagctttttgtatttaaagttgcATTACTAGGTTAAGGCAACAATGAAAAACCCACAAAATTAGCATAAACACCCCAAAACACGGTCTGTGCTTAATGTTAATACTTAAATGGTTCCAGTTAAGATGCTGAAGCTCATTTCTCATAGGAGGTGAATGAGAAGGATACTAATGCCTGAGATTAAGGTTTAAAACACAACTAGCTGATGCTGTTGAACCCAACTTGGCTTCATCCGTACTGACTGCAAAACCGTGGTCAGTGTTGATTGGCCAACCTAGCTCCTTCAGTTGTGTTTAATATAATAAAGCTTTATAGAGAAGACAAGGCCAGCAAGGGTTCATGACatatttcccattttatttttgttgttctacAGCATAGGTGCTCAGTCCTTTCTAAAACTCAGCTCTCTTAGGTATCTCAAGCTGGTCACTCAAAAACtcaggcaccccaaatcactgcAAACTTTTGTAAACACAGGCCTGTACGTTTGCGAACAAAGAATCATTATTAGCCTCCACCACCAATAGCAATGTGCCCCTCAAGTGGCTGTGGTTATCAATTATTTGTAGTACATAATTCTCACAGGATAGTGCATGGGATTTACTTTCCTTCAAGGAAGGTATGTTTTGGGGTTTACTCAGGCTAACAGTGCCCCTTGAACAGatttattccttaaaaaaaaaaaaaaaaaaaatgaagtgcaCAGGACTCTGGTATGGCACTTCTCACCACTGGCACCCCACTTGAGACCCATGTTAAGAGCTGAAGTAGTGCAGAAAGCATTGGGATAggtctcttgtttgtttttagaaattCAAGATGCACTATACCCTGATATTCCATTAATCAAATAgtactttcattatttttaaaagtaatcatGTTCCTTTAATAAGATTTCTCTGATCAAAGGAAGTAACTTAGTGTTAAACACCTAACTTTCCATTCTCAGGAGCACAATGCTTGGTAAGACTCCCCGTGTCCTTGAACAGAATGTTCCACTGAAGATTACATAACTTGTCACACTGTGCAAGAGcaggaaataaatgtttttactGCCAGCTAAGTAGTATAATCTCTCCAACAGTTTGCCTCAATGTCCACTAGTAGAGCTGTACCACTGGTGAATTACAGCTACAGTGCTTGCTAGGGTAGATGAGGCCAAAGGGTCTTTATTCTGTACTCTACAGAGCTGCATTGTGCACAGCAGCTGTAATTAAAAACTCTCTATATTCACACCCATAGTACGTCACCTTCCTAGCAACAAAACATCACATTTTGCTAACACTGATACACATGGTACTTTAAGGCTCTATGGTATGTCACTACGTGTCTGACAGTTTAAAGATAGTAACGTAAGGAATCCAGGTTCCTAGCTCCCCAAATACTGTGTACTTACTGAAACAGTCTTGCAGGTGGTAAATGCCATGTCCTGAATCCCCTCCTATTTTGAAATCTAAAGCTTCCCTTAAAATCCCCTAGGTTTTCTACTTTGTCAGCCTAGTATTCTCTCCTATGGAATGATTAATTTCAGTGAGAGTCAACTATCAGGTCACTAGTGGTTTATACAGCTCTTGGAAGAACCCCAGAGACAGCATAGGGGTATTCAATGCAACATTATCTAGCTCCTGAAGCCCAAACTATCTGAAGAAAGCTAACCTTCTACTGTACAAAAAAGTGATACTTTAAACAATATTAGATCTAACATGCCCGGACCATCAATTCTGAATGTAATGTCTCCAGAACTGAACTCTGGAAGGATGCGGATAcattggaaaggattcagagaagagccaccagaatcattaaaggattacaaaacatgccttacagtgctagattgagctctttgagcctAACCTATTTATAGCTTAACTTTAAGGGGTGACTATTACTCTGTaggtaagtatctacatggggaacaaatatttaataggctcttcaatctagcagagaaagtaaAACTGTCtcgtttcaacttccagccactggattaattcggactggaaataaagtgtaaattgttaatggtgagagtaattaaccattggaacaatttactaagggttgtggtggagtctacatcactgacaatttttaaatcgagattggatttttttctaaaagatatggtctaggacaggtgttctcaacctttttcttcctgaggcccacccccgcccctcagaacatgctataaaaactccacagcacACCCGTGCCATAAAAAATGAtgttctgcatatccagtagattaaaagccagggctagcATTAGGGGATAAAAAGCTGGGCAACtccccagggccccatgccacaggggactTCGCAAAGCTAAGCTGGCTTCAtacccaggcagtggggctcgggcttcggcttttttccctgggccccagtgactctagtgccagccctgctctgatttatttctggttgagaaccactgatctaggaattattttggggaagttctgtggcttgtATTAAgtaggaggtcagacgagatgatcataatggccccttctgaccttggaatctgaATCATAGCACTATATACAATTAAAGTTGTCCAGAACCTATTAGCTCTTTTATAGGGCTAATGGAGACCACGCAATATGTTGTTACTTTAGACCTTTATTTAGTTCTATTTTAAATGGCCCAGTTCTATCCGTTAGTACCTTGCAGCAATGTCATCGTCTTCACCACGACTGCCCCAGTAGGTGTTTGGAAACCCATTTATCTTCATGTAATGCTCTGGAGTCAAAGCAGAGACACCTCCAAAAAAGGACCAATATGGCaaactggagaagagaagagcaaATTGTCAAAATTGAGTTTGCATCAGGCACTTGACAAACTGTCTTACACTAGTGATGAGTCACATGCACGTTGGTCTCAGCTTATTGTACTTGTATTGCACAAGAAGCTGGATGATAGTTTTTAATGATAGTTACGTGGCAAGTGTATTGAACTAAAAAGATCACTTTCTACAGGTTTTTGTCACTGACTAAATGGGATATTAAGACTTCAGTGCAGAAGATCAGACTGGTAAATTCAACTGAGATTCCTTCTAACCAGCAAAATTCAGAGAATAACTGTTCTGTAACTCgggcattttttcccccagtgtgaGGGAAATACTGTACTCTGCTCacagaagaaggaaagaaaataattagCCATCAATCACTGGAAGATGCATTTCAGTTTGCTTTCAATAGCTGCTGAAGGCAAAAGGGGCCTCAAAGGACTGGGTTTGTCCTGGTGTGTCATAAAATGATCCATGATAATTCTATCGCTGCGGAGGAGGGAAGCCATAGCTGTTGAAAAAGTGATGTAGATTACGATTTCATCAACATCTCAAAGACAGCTCAGTGTTCAGATCCCTACTCAGCAGCACTATCATGTAATATttacaatgaggagtccagtggcaccttaaagactaagatttatttgggcataagctttcgtgggtaaaattccccacttcttcagatgcatggagtgaaaattacagatacaggcataaatatattggcacatgaagagaagggaattaccttacaagaggagaaccagtgttgaccaggccaattcagtcagggtggatgtggtccactcccaataattgatgaggaggtatcaataccaagagagggaaaattgcttttgtagtgagccagccactcccagtccctattcaagcccaaattaatggggttaagtttgcaaatgagcAAAAAGCATGTCATATTTGTGCTGCTTAATGCTCTCCATCTTGCATCTTAGGGAAGAAGAGAACAAAAACCTTTCAGTTTCAATATGGGTGCatgggggaagagcagcaggaatCATTTGACTAGCTACTCTGACACATGTCCCTTCCTGCAACAGCCACCCAGGTGGGAATACACTGAGGTAACATCCTTCAGTGTCCAGTCCTAGGCTATACTATATGTTCCATGAAAAGGAACTGCTGATAAGATCATAAAAACTGTCCATCCCAAATGCAGACCCTTACCTGTACTGGAATTTGTCTATGGCACTGGCAATGTGTTTGGGGTAGTATTCATCACAGACGTAGAGGTTATAATCATTTTCAGGAATGAGATCCACGTCATGCAGGAGCAGACAGTCCCAGTCCTCATCCTTCATGGCTTCCCGGACACCAACATTAAGGAGCTTGGCTCGGTTAAAAGTAGCATCCCCAgcctgaaaaagaaaagaaaacatgtaGTTTACTCACCAACTCCTGGAATGGCTTCAAGGATCTAAGGctgctcacactgaagtcaatggcaaaactcccatggaattCAATTTGAGTGAGACTGGAACCAAGTGATGCTGGGAAATGTTTTCAGAAATctcttagatgcttttgaaaatttgacctacTGCCTTAGCAACTCTATGAACTTTGGGAAGTTGGAAGTCTTTTGCACATGGACATAAAGAAAAAGGATTCTAATCTCTGTAACAGACTAACGTAGATCTTCAACTATACTTCCCTGCACACAGAGATTATGCCCTCATCCCTCTTTAGAAAGAAGCCAGAAATCAAAACACATATCCTGGTTACATGCAATTGAAAAAGATACTCCCCTTCCTAACTAGCCATCAGTTTTCACCACTAGTTAATTTCCCCCCTCTGGGGATCCTTCACAACACCAGAACTCATCAGTTACACCAACTGTTTGGCCTATGTAGGTGTGACCCAGAGCAGGATCAAATCAGAGTTTGGATCTCACGCTAGGCAGACAGTAAGGATACCCAGTTCCACTC
The DNA window shown above is from Trachemys scripta elegans isolate TJP31775 chromosome 1, CAS_Tse_1.0, whole genome shotgun sequence and carries:
- the LOC117886855 gene encoding beta-1,4-galactosyltransferase 3-like isoform X1, whose translation is MSLSRVENPCFLLFLAVFQAIFILILYRGGASSVFRGFLDAPQPLDYSKTQDVYTNLSLFTRAPNEETMPYCTAQSPIFVGPLTITFNAFPSERMIIKKNPFVRFGGRYSPPHCLARYKSAIIVPHKNQEKHLRHLLYYLHPFLQRQQLHYGIYLIHQAGDATFNRAKLLNVGVREAMKDEDWDCLLLHDVDLIPENDYNLYVCDEYYPKHIASAIDKFQYSLPYWSFFGGVSALTPEHYMKINGFPNTYWGSRGEDDDIAARIQLAGMKIVRTPIHLGRYKMMDLEQHKGSEEYPIRYSPPFRPAPLHNTRKTWKDDGMNSVEFKLLSRKKHLLYTNITVDIGNAPTLPPENKNKKRA
- the LOC117886855 gene encoding beta-1,4-galactosyltransferase 3-like isoform X2; translation: MSLSRVENPCFLLFLAVFQAIFILILYRGGASSVFRGFLDAPQPLDYSKTQDVYTNLSLFTRAPNEETMPYCTAQSPIFVGPLTITFNAFPSERMIIKKNPFVRFGGRYSPPHCLARYKSAIIVPHKNQEKHLRHLLYYLHPFLQRQQLHYGIYLIHQAGDATFNRAKLLNVGVREAMKDEDWDCLLLHDVDLIPENDYNLYVCDEYYPKHIASAIDKFQYSLPYWSFFGGVSALTPEHYMKINGFPNTYWGSRGEDDDIAARIQLAGMKIVRTPIHLGRYKMMDLEQHKGSEEYPIRPAPLHNTRKTWKDDGMNSVEFKLLSRKKHLLYTNITVDIGNAPTLPPENKNKKRA